A window of Halobacillus naozhouensis genomic DNA:
TTCATTCCTTTTAATATTTTACGATACATGTTGAGGACCTGCAACTGAAAGAAAGATCTTAAGACACACAAAAGGATCAACCCTTGTACTGTGTGAAGGGCTGACCCTGGTTTTAAAAAGCTATTTGGATGGTTGGAATTTCACATCAACAGGAACTTCTCCGAACTCATCGTAGACCATTTGCATAATTTCCCTCGTTTGAGATTTAGATAATTCGTTCGCTCTCACTGTCACATGTACGCCATTGTCTTCCGCCCTAACGAGTACATCTTCATAAGGTACACTGGCACTTATCGTTTTCTCAAGAATGTTTTCTTTCGTTCTCCTATCCTGCAGGTTGTCTAAGTTTTCAGTAGCTTTAGCCTTTTCTTCGATGGTAGCGGTAGATGATGCCATAACTGCCGACCACTGTTCTTCCAACTTATCGCGTTTATTTTGCATTTCTAAACGGATTGATGCAAACAGTTCATCTGAAGACATTTGCGAAACGACTGTGTCATCTGTAGTTCCATCTCCGTTCATGTTACCCGTAGTTTGCTCTAGTTCTGCATCCTGGATGAAGGCCATTTCCCCACTATCCGGTGATGTCATGTAGTACACACTCAAAACAATTAGCAGACTTAACATCGTCAACAACCAAACCGTCTGTTTTTTTACCAAAATAATCCCTCCCTATGATTTAGGCAAAACGGAAACTCTATGACTTGGCACATCTAGCACTCTTGACACTGCTTCTACCACCCAGCCTTTAACTTTCATTTGATCCACACCTTTGGCAGTTACAAAAACACCTCTTACTTCAGGTTTCTTTGTTTTAACTAGCAGTGGTACTTCCCGGTCGCCTTGCCTCACCAGGACTAACTGCTGTTCCTTTGAATAATCTTCAATTTCTCTTTCTCCCCCATTCGTATCAGTTTCCTTTGTAGTTTGTTTTGAGATAATTAAATTTTTATCGAATACCTTTTCTTTAGTAGCAGCCAAATTGATCATGAGCTCTACTTCACTAACCCCTTTTATATTTTCAAGAAGAGGAGTGAGTTGTTTCTCATACTCCACTTCCAGCTGACTAATTGAAACAGCTGAAGGCGCCTCTTTACTGCTGGGTGACTCCTGGACAGTCTTCGGCTGAGGAGGTGCCTCATTAGTTGGTGTTTGAAACCAGTTGCTTATGATAATGAAAAAAACTCCAATTAAGCCAACGATAATAAAGTATTTAGGCTTATTTATTTTTGGGCCATCCCCTGAAGACAGAGGTTTAAACAGCTTATTCCACCATTTACTCATTGTTTTCCTCCCAGCGGATTTCAATTTTATCGTTTTGCAATCCCAATAAACCAGCTGCCATGTCAAGAATTTCCTGCTCCTGGTTTCGTTCCAACGTCTGTTCGTCCTCGGTTATGGAGATCGCTACTTCTTCTACAGCTCCTTGACCTGGTGTGGAGGCCACGTATAAGATCAGCTTGTCCAACGATTCCAGACTATGGGGTTCTTCTGAAAAGGTCATGTCCACTTTTTCAAGTGAAAGATCGAATTGCACTTGAAGTGGCTCCTCCATTTTATTCGAGATGGTTTCTGTGACTTGTTGTAATGTATATGCATCTTGTCCCTGTATTATTTCATTTTTCTTTGACTCTATTTCCTCTGCTAATTGCTCAGTAGTTGAACGGCTCTCCAATTGATATTCCGCCGACTCGACTAATGTTTGTGGGTCGATCTGAAGTACTTTTAGCAAAGGGCTCAACAATATGAGCACTAACAGGATGGACATCACTAGCCGTGCATATTTCTTCATTGAACCTGACGGAAGAAGAGCATCCGCAACCATTGCTAATAGTAAAAATAATACAATTTGTGTGATCCATTGAGTAAAGGCTGCCATCTGTTATCACCCTCATCGAACCATCATAGTAATATTGCTAGCAGCAACCATAATCACAATAACGAGGAAGAACATCATTGAGACCATGAGTAATGCTGCGAAAATGTACATAATATGGCGACTCACGATTGCCATTGCTGTAATGACAGGTCCGTCTCCTAACGGCTGCAAGAGTGCAGCAGCCAATTTATAAATCAAAGCTATCGCAAACACTTTTAATGCCGGGAAGATCGCTATCCCTAATAAAATAATGACCCCTGCCAGTCCCAACGTATTTTTCAACAACAGGGACGCGCCGAGAATCGTATCTGTAGCATCTGTAAACAAACGCCCGACGACAGGAACAAAGTTTCCTGTTACGAAACGTGCTGTTTTCATTGTGACGCCATCCTGAACAGCCGTTACGGTCCCCTGGACAGAAATCACTCCAAGGAAAATTGTTAGATATACACCCATAATTGCCATACCGGTTTTCCTCAATAACTCAGCAAGCTGATCCACTTTATACGTATCATTCAACGTCCCAACAATTAATAACAGTGCTGATGAGGCAAATAGCGGAATGAGAATAATTTTCACTAACAGTCCACTGGATTGAACAAGAACAACGATAATAGGGTGAAAAAATGAGAATGACATAAGATGACTAAACGAGGCCATAATCCCTAAAAGCAAGGGGAGCAGGCCAATCATAAAGCTGCTCATCTGGTTGATCGCACCGATCGTGTAATCAATGACTTGTCCAAAACTCTCCAATGCCAGGGCAATAAGGGCAAGGTAAATCACCATGTAAGCGATTCGACTCACAACTGTATTCTCGAAAGAAGATTGCATAGCTTGTAATAACGTGCTGAACAAAGTAAGAAACAACAATGATGCTAGCAATTTTCCGTTGGACATTAACTCATGAAAAAGGAAAGATAGAATGCCAGACACCCACCCTTTAGGGGTACTCCCCCCCTCCTCTTCCATAACGCTCCGAAAGTCCTTTATTGAAATATCTGGTAAGTAATCGCCATACTTCTGATTGAGCTGCTGCAAACTTTGTTCGAGTTCGTTAGTAGAAACATGTTCCATTAAGGAAGGTACAGCATCTTGTGGTGTTGAAGCTGAAACTGAGTCAGGGTAACAAATCATCCCGATCAATAAACAGCTTATAAAAAATAAACGTATCATTTTAAACCACTCAATTCTCATCCTGCCGCTCCAGGAATAAAGTCCAAAATCGTTTCAATAACAGCTGTAATAATGGGGATAGCAAGCATTAGAATAAATAACTTCCCTACCAGTTCGACTTTAGAAGCGAGGGCATTCAATCCGGCATCTCTGATCAACTGTGCGCCGAATTCTGTGATATAGGCAATTCCAATAATCTTGAGGATCGTCTTAAAATAAACGGACTCTACTTTTGCTTGGTCTGCCATGTACTGGAGTAAGGAAAAAATGTATTTGATCTGATCTAGAACAGTCGTAAAGATAATGATCACCGTTATTAAAAGAAGCAAAAATGCAATCGAAGTCTTCTGCTCTTTTAATAACACGATCAATAATGTCGCGACTAATCCAAGTGAAACGATTTGTAAAATCCCCATATACTCTACCCCTGATATAAAAAGACAGATTTTATTTGTTGAAACAATTCAGCAAGGCGATGGAGAACTATGAAAAGAACGATGATAAAACCTGTTAACGTGACTACTTGAGCAATTTCTTCTTTGCCCATTTGCTTTAAAATACTATGAATCATTGCTACGATAATACCGACTCCGGCGATTTGAAACAGGATGGATGCATCTTGAAGCACAATGTCCCTTCCTCCTTATCATATGAGTAATATAATCACGAACAGACCACTTAAGACCCCTATTCCCCGAGCGAGTTTCTGATGCTTGCCTGAAGATTCAATGGCATCAGTTAATTGCAAATCGAGGTGATGAAGTGTTAACTTAATTTGCTTTTGCTGCTGCTGGAGATCATGCTGCCCTAATGTACTTCCAAATTGGGCTAATATATCCAAATCTGTTTTTGTCATGGCATTTTTATACCAATGTTGTTTTAGGCTGTCTGTCCACAAGGCTGCAAAATCCGTACATGACTCCCTTTCCATCATCAAACTCGAATAAAATTCGCTCAATGGCTGAGGCAATTGTCTTGAAATATTATCACAAACCTCCCATAAGGAAGATTGACCATAAACCATTTCTGCTTCAATCATTTGCAGGGCACTCTTCCATTGCCGGATTTGGCCAGGTCTTTTTTTAAACCTTGCTGCTATATCAAAACCTACCCATGTACTAACGGTTAATACGATTAAGGCGCCGATCCACGCCATGCTTATCTCTCCCTCCATAGGAAGTGATTTCTGCTCCTTGTGCATTTAGAATTCGAAAAGAACCACTTTGATGAGATGAAAGCCTTTCGAGTACGATGTACCTGTCAAAGGCTTGTTCACTTATTAAACTGCTGGCAGCATTCCTCTTCTGTACAGACGCAAGATTGCTGCCGTGAATACTGCAGATCACTTGAACGCCTGTATAAACAGCTTCGCGAACTGCTTCAGCATCTCTCTCACCGCCCAATTCATCTACCAATATAACTTCAGGGGACATAGAACGTATCATCATCATCATGCCTTCCGCCTTAGGGCACGCATCCATCACATCAGTTCTGACTCCGACATCCAGTTGAGGAATGCCTTGATGACAAGCAGCCAGCTCTGATCGTTCATCTACTAACCCAACCTTTGAAGCCTTTTTCAAACTTGAATCTGTACCAATACATTTAGAAAGCTCTCGCAGCAACGTGGTTTTCCCTGAATGCGGCGGTCCAATAATTAAAGTATTTTGCCATCTACCTCGATCAAGCAGATGAGGAAGAATCTTTTCTGCCAAGCTAACGGTGGAGCGGGCAATGCGTATATTCATAAAAGAAATAAATTTAAGTGTTTCGATATCCCGATTTTTCGTATTGGCTTTTCCTGCCAACCCAACTCTATGCCCGCCTTCTATGGTGATAAACCCTTCTTTTATTTCGTCTTGCAATCGATAAAGGGAAAATTGACTGATTTGGTTTAATACAAAGGATAAATCTTCTGGTGTTAAACGAATGTCAGTCAGTGTTCGAACACCTCTTGAATCTAGCACCTCCAATCGTTGATGAACCCGCAAACGAATTTCTTGAACACTTTTCCATTCGATGTTTTTTAATAGGAGAGGGTGATAGTGTTCTGGAAATAATCTCATGACCTCTTTCATTCAACCCAAAACTCCTTTTATTGATTTACCTTATACCTATGTACAAGCACAGGAGTTATGACAGTTCACCTGTGATTTTATACTGAAAATCTAGTAGAAAAACCTCTTCTGCTAACCCTCTATTAATTTAAAACAAGAACATACGCGTAAACGTCCCGGGAAACATGACGGGGGATGTTCAGATTTAAGCAATTTGTAGAGGAGGTTCGACTAAGAATGGAGCGAGCCAGAAGTTCGTTTAAAAACCAGCACATCGTGCGGGGCCAAAAAAAGAGCCAGCCCTCGCAGGCTGACTCTAATGATACCCTTATTCAATTAAGCTCGAGATACATATTTCCCATCTGTGGTACTAATAACCAACGTTTCCCCTTCATTTATGAAAAATGGAACTTGTACAATAAGACCTGTTTCAAGTGTAGCAGGTTTTGTTCCACCGCTTGCTGTGTCACCTTTAATTCCAGGTTCAGTTTCGGTTACTTCTAGTTCTACGTTCTTAGGAAGTTCAACTCCGATTGTTTCTCCCTGGTAAGACTGAATCTGAGCTTCCATGTTTGCTTTTAAATAATTAAGCTGATGGGAAATTTGAGCAGTTGGTAATTCAACTTGTTCGAATGTTTCGGTATCCATAAAGGCATGCATATCTCCTGACTCATACAAGTATTGCATTTTACGGTTTTCAATATGAGCTCGCTCTACTTTCTCACCGCCGCGAAATGTTTTTTCTTGTATATTACCATTCCTTAGATTACGAAGCTTCGAGCGCACGAAAGCCGCTCCTTTACCAGGTTTTACATGTTGAAAATCCATCACCTGCCAAATATTACCATCCACTTCAATTGTTAATCCCGTACGAAAATCATTTACAGAAATCATTGGTATCCTCCTTTATACTTTCCTCTATTTATAGAATGATTAGTTCCTTTGGTGAACGACTCAAACGTTCATTTCCTGACTCTGTTACGATCGTGTCATCTTCAATTCTACATCCACCCACAGTTGGAACATAAATACCAGGCTCAACCGTTACGACCATTCCTGCTTCTAACACTTGCTCTGTCCTAAACGATAACCCTGGGCCCTCATGTACATCAAGACCAATTCCATGGCCTGTGGAATGGCCAAAGTATTCTCCATAGCCTTTGTCCGCTATATAATCACGTGTAAGTGCATCGGCTTCTTTACCTGTAATGCCAGCCTTAATGCCTTCCATTCCTTTAAGCTGCGCTTGGAGAACGGTATCGTAAATCTCCTTCAATTCATCACTAATTTCTCCTACAGCTACGGTTCGTGTGATGTCGGAGCAGTAGCCTTTGTAAAGTGCTCCAAAATCTAAGGTTACAAGTTCTCCTGACTGAATTTCTTTTTGAGAAGCTACACCATGTGGAAGCGCAGATCGATTGCCTGAAGCCACAATAATATCAAAACTTGACGAAGTTGCTCCTTGTTTTCTCATGAAAAACTCTAACTCGTTCGACACATCAATTTCCTTTAACCCTGGTTTTATATAAGACAGAATATGTTCAAAAGCGTCATCCGCAATTTTCACAGCGTCCTTAATGATATTAAGTTCATCTTCCGTCTTGATCAAACGCAACTTTTCAATAAGTCCAGAAGTTGGAATTAACTCTGTCTTCAAATGGTTGCGATAAACATCATATTGTTTGTATGTAACGTGATCTTGTTCAAACCCAAGTTTTTTTATTTGCAGCTTCTCCACCTGTGTACTGATCTCTTCAGCCATAGGACCTTTATGTTCTATAATTTTGAATCCATCTGCCTGTTCAGCGGCCTGTTCCGTATATCTAAAATCCGTGATGAAGACCGCTGCCTGCTCTGTAATCAAGACTGCCCCCGAAGAACCCGTAAAGTTTGTGAGATATCGGCGGTTCTGACTGCTTGTGATTAACAATCCATGTAACTGCTGATCTTTCATTGCCTGACGCAATTTCCCCAGTTTATTCATTATCCTTTTCTCCCTTCCAATATCAGCGTTCTCGTACTAACCCGCACACAGGCAGCAGCCAATTATGATTTCATATATCATAGACATGCCACCCATGTGAGATCAGACCGATTACAACACATTTCAGCCCAATTTGCTGTGTTGTATCCACTTATGCACTTCCACTTTTCTAATTTTACCATACTCTTAAAATATCATCATTCTGTTGGCTGTTTTGCAGTCTGTGTTGGTTGATTATATTCATGATATTCATATGATATGGAATACCCTATAAATACCCCATATAAAACAAACAGACAGACAGCTGTCACGATGGAATCAATTGTGAGTTGTGTAAATTCAGGTACTGCCTGGAAAATGGGGTTCATTAAGTAAAATAAAACCCCAAATAGAACGACCCCGAAAATGAGGCCTGGCCATATTCCATCTTTCCTTTTTAATACGACATAATAAGCGAGAGCCATAAATATAGATAAAACGGCAACTATCCCAATCGCCAAAACTTCAGCTAAAAATGTGCTTGTCCAATCTGTTTGCCAGAAGGAACGAAAAATGAATGTGGCAGCTGATACCTGGGAAAAATTAAAGTAGTACGACACTCCACCAAGTCCGCCCCATAATATTCCTGCTACAAACCCTATAACCAACGTTTTCGATAATACACTTTGTGGCGGTTCCTGAGTACTTTGTTCTATATGTTCCTGATTTTGTTTAGGTTCTTTTGAATTCCCTTCCATTTTTATCACCTCAGCATTTATTTTCTCCATTAAGTTATAATTCATGCTAAGAGTTTATCTTTAATGGTAGTGAATCTGATGTCTTTGCGGTAAAATAAAAGAAAGACCTTAACTCTAAAAATGCGTATAGGATGATAAAATTTATTGAATAATATTAGGTAGAAGGGACAGAATCTAAAGTAGCGAGACTTCCATCTGATTGGTTCCGATATCTATGAAACATAGATCAACATAAAGATGTGAAAAAGATAGTCAATCATGATAAGAACAGAGGAATTAAGGGTATATACAATAGTAAAAGGAGATTTAAATAATTTTACCGGAGGAGGGAGCTGTAAAGATGTTGAGAAACTGGGGTGCTCTGGTTATGTACACGATGATTTCACTCGCCATTTTCTATGTTGGATTTCAATTGGTGAATAACCCATCGTCCTTTCTATCATCAATTATTATGACGATTGGAATAGCCGTACTAGTTTTCGGTGCTATTTACTTCTTGTTTCTTCGTAATCGAGTCGGATCAGGCAGCGGCAGAAATAGTAATGAAATGAAGAAATATAAACAGGCTGTTAAACAATCAAAACAAAAATATAAATCGTCCCAGCCCATTAAAAGCAATAAATCAAAGCTAGACACAAAACTCTCAGTAAATTCGAAGAAAAAGAAGCCAAAACGAAAAAACACGCCAAATTTGCGTGTCATTGAGGGCAGTAAAAGCAAAGGAAAAAATCGAGCCACCTTCTAGTGCGGCTCGATTTTTTTATTTCTTCCAACGGTCCAGAAATTGCTTCGCCTTCTCTTTCCCGATACTCATTAACTTTTCTTTTTGGTCGGCATTCATAGAAAAATCTGTCGTTTCGACTCCTTTTACCGGAATAAATATGACATCACGACTGGTAGACTCCGAAATATATCTAGCATCATGCGCTTTTTTCATAGTACGGAATAAGGCATGGAACATTTGGATAGAATTTTTTATTTTTTGCTCGGGAAGCTGGTCTGGTGGATCACTTAATTGCATACCCAATATCGGACGTCTCCGTTTACCCTGTTCATTTTCGAATAACCAAATGGGAAAGTTACTCAGCACTCCCCCGTCCACTAACAGTGATTTGCCTTTCTTCCCGTGCAGTTTGACTGGCATAAAAAAATAAGGTAAACCAGCACTAATTCGAGCAGCTTTAGCCACTGAAAATGTATCGGGATCAATTCCATACAGCCTGTGCAGATCATCTGGTATCACAACCATTTTACCTAAAGTTAAATCTGAGCAAATGACTTTTAGGCTGCCATGTGGCAAGTCAGCAAAAGTATGGACTCCTTTTTGTTCAAGCCATTTCTCAAGCAGATTTTCTAGACGGTTCCCTTTAAATAAGCCCATGCGGAAGTATAGTAACAACCATTTGTAGAACGGGAGGAACTTTTCTGGAAACGGTGTATCAATTAATTTTTCTAAAGACAGTTCTACTAATATCTTCTTTAGATCCTTAGCTTGATAACCGGACGCAATTAAACAAGCCACGATCGCCCCGGCGGAAGTTCCAGCAACTCTTTGGAAACGATATCCATTCTCATCTAACACTTCGAGTGCTCCTATGAAAGCTAATGCTTTCACTCCGCCGCCTGAAAACACACCATCTATATTTATAAGATCACCCCGCTTATTACATATATAAACGGAATTTGATTGGTTAGAACAACTTTGTTAAAACAAAAAAGACGCATATTTATGCGTCTGGTTTTGCTTCATTATTTTGGTCTTCATTTTTCTGCTGAACTCCCCGGAGCTCTTCTACCCGTGAGCTGTTTTCCTCAAAATACTGGACCAAATCTCCTATACGATCGATGGAATCCCAGCTTAAATGATGTTCGATCCCTTCAACATCATTATAAATTTTATCCTGATTCACACCGATAATCTCTAGAAATTGTTCTAGCAGTTCATGACGATAGACTAGCCTTTTGCCTATTTTCTTTCCTTTTGGGGTTAAAATAAGCCCGCGGTATTTTTCGTAGTTTAAGTATTGGTCACGATCTAATTTCTGAACCATTTTCGTAACGGATGATGGATGCACTTGAAGGTTTTCAGCAATGTCAGATACACGTGCATACCCTTTATCTTCAATCAAGATATAAATTTGTTCGATATAATCCTCCATGCTTGGTGTTGGCATGTTAAACCCCCAATATTGCTGATGTTTATGTAATTTGCTTCATAAAAAGGATACACTAGTTTGTGCCCTGTGACAAGCAACTCTCTCTTCTACAAACAAACAGGCGACCAGTCTGCACTGATCGCCTGTCTTGCTTCTCATTTAGTATTCACGATGATGGTCTGAACTTTTATAACCCGCATTTGAGTTGTGCATTACAGTTTGTACAGGTGTTACAGCCGCCAATATCTTCAACAGTTCCCTTACGGCAAACTGGACAAGTATCACCGACTTCTGATCCAATTGTCACATTAGTTTTATCTAGTTCATGGACAGTATCCATTAAAACGACATGCGGTTTCTTCTCTTCTTCAAATTCAAATTCTGTTTGTTCGCCTTCAAATCCGCTGTCCTCAGCTTTGAGGGTCAGAACCTGACTGTCACGGCTTCCATCCACATAAACGGTACCGCCTTTAGCACCTCCATGGTAAAGGCGCTGATACACTTGTTCCACTTGCTCAACTGTGTACCCTTTTGGTGCGTTGACCGTCTTAGAAATTGAACTATCCACCCAGCGTTGAATGACACACTGGGTATCCGCATGAGCTTCAGGTGTCATGGTCATAGCGGTAATAAACCAGTCAGGAAGATGCTCTGGATCCTGATCAGGGTGTTTGTCCAGATACTCTTGTACGATATCTGCTTTCACTTCGATAAATTTACCAAGACGGCCGCTTCTATAGTAGGAGAATGAGAAGTAAGGCTCGAGACCCGTACTTACACCGACCATTGTCCCTGTACTGCCTGTTGGAGCTACAGTTAGTAAGTGTGAATTACGAATTCCGTATTTGATAACATCTTCTCGAATATCCTCAGGCATATCCTGCATATACCCAGTCTCGACAAAACGCTGTCTCAGCTGCAGTGTCTCTTCTTCAGAGTCCCCTTCTAAAAATGGGAAACTGCCTTTTTCTTTCGCCAGATTGATGGACTCTCGATAAGCAGTGGTCGCGATTGCCTCAAAGATTTCGTCAACAAGCTTGTTACCTTCTTTTGAACCATATTCCGTCTCACAGTAAATAAGCAAGTCGTGAAGTCCCATTACACCTAATCCTACCCGACGCTCTCCTAGAGCCTGCTTCTTATTTTCTTCAAGGAAGTAAGGAGTTGCATCGATGACGTTATCCTGCATGCGTACACCGGTGGCTACTGTTTTTCTAAGCTTATCAAAATCGATTTTTTTCGTTTCTTTGTTTGCAACGGAAGCCAGGTTAACTGCAGCTAAATTACAGACAGAAAAAGGTGCTAATGGTTGTTCCCCACATGGGTTGGTAGCTACAACTTTTTGACCATAAGCGCTGGCGTTTGTTTTTTCATTGGCATTATCAATAAAGAAAATACCTGGTTCAGCAGAATACGTTGCACATATATTAATCAACTTCCAAAGCTCTGCAGCCTTAACTGTACGATACGTTTTTACACCGAATCCTTTTGCTTCCCACTCGCGAACGTCTCCACTCTCCTGCCATTCGGCATTGTAAGTAACCATGTCTTCTTTTGAGTAGGATTCTACATCTGGGAAACGGAGGCGGTATTCTTGATCGTTCTCGACGGCCTCCATAAACTCTTTCGTAATACATACTGAAATGTTCGCCCCAGTCAGGAATTCCGGATTATGAACAGAATAAGTGCCTCCTGTCTGTAGTTTTTCCTGTGCTTCGCGAAGGCTGCTCTCCGTAAATCCACCCTGTCCAGGCATCGTTTTATAGTTAACCACGCTTTGATACAGGTCTTTCTCGATTTCCGTTAAAGGAGTGAATTTAAGCTTTTCTTCTGCTAGTGCTTTAATTTGTTCATCTTCGGTGTTTTCAATTAAAAATCTTAAAATTCGCGGGTTCTGCATTTTTGAAATGATGAATTCGATAATATCAGGGTGCCAATCTGATAACATAATCATTTGTGCGCCACGTCTTGAACCGCCTTGCTCAACTAAATGAGTCAGCTTAGCGATATCATCAAGCCAGGAGACTGATCCTGATGACTTGCCGTTAACCCCTCTTGCCAGTGTGTTGCGGGGTCTCAGTGTAGAACCATTTGTACCAACGCCGCCTCCGCGAGACATGATTTCCATCACTTGCTTACGGTGATCAGAAATTCCTTCCCGAGAATCCTGAATGTACGGCATTACGTAACAGTTAAAATACGTTACATCTGTATTTGATCCCGCACCGTAGA
This region includes:
- the spoIIIAB gene encoding stage III sporulation protein SpoIIIAB, which codes for MAWIGALIVLTVSTWVGFDIAARFKKRPGQIRQWKSALQMIEAEMVYGQSSLWEVCDNISRQLPQPLSEFYSSLMMERESCTDFAALWTDSLKQHWYKNAMTKTDLDILAQFGSTLGQHDLQQQQKQIKLTLHHLDLQLTDAIESSGKHQKLARGIGVLSGLFVIILLI
- the spoIIIAA gene encoding stage III sporulation protein AA, encoding MKEVMRLFPEHYHPLLLKNIEWKSVQEIRLRVHQRLEVLDSRGVRTLTDIRLTPEDLSFVLNQISQFSLYRLQDEIKEGFITIEGGHRVGLAGKANTKNRDIETLKFISFMNIRIARSTVSLAEKILPHLLDRGRWQNTLIIGPPHSGKTTLLRELSKCIGTDSSLKKASKVGLVDERSELAACHQGIPQLDVGVRTDVMDACPKAEGMMMMIRSMSPEVILVDELGGERDAEAVREAVYTGVQVICSIHGSNLASVQKRNAASSLISEQAFDRYIVLERLSSHQSGSFRILNAQGAEITSYGGRDKHGVDRRLNRINR
- a CDS encoding M24 family metallopeptidase; its protein translation is MNKLGKLRQAMKDQQLHGLLITSSQNRRYLTNFTGSSGAVLITEQAAVFITDFRYTEQAAEQADGFKIIEHKGPMAEEISTQVEKLQIKKLGFEQDHVTYKQYDVYRNHLKTELIPTSGLIEKLRLIKTEDELNIIKDAVKIADDAFEHILSYIKPGLKEIDVSNELEFFMRKQGATSSSFDIIVASGNRSALPHGVASQKEIQSGELVTLDFGALYKGYCSDITRTVAVGEISDELKEIYDTVLQAQLKGMEGIKAGITGKEADALTRDYIADKGYGEYFGHSTGHGIGLDVHEGPGLSFRTEQVLEAGMVVTVEPGIYVPTVGGCRIEDDTIVTESGNERLSRSPKELIIL
- the spoIIIAG gene encoding stage III sporulation protein AG; the encoded protein is MSKWWNKLFKPLSSGDGPKINKPKYFIIVGLIGVFFIIISNWFQTPTNEAPPQPKTVQESPSSKEAPSAVSISQLEVEYEKQLTPLLENIKGVSEVELMINLAATKEKVFDKNLIISKQTTKETDTNGGEREIEDYSKEQQLVLVRQGDREVPLLVKTKKPEVRGVFVTAKGVDQMKVKGWVVEAVSRVLDVPSHRVSVLPKS
- a CDS encoding patatin-like phospholipase family protein, translated to MKALAFIGALEVLDENGYRFQRVAGTSAGAIVACLIASGYQAKDLKKILVELSLEKLIDTPFPEKFLPFYKWLLLYFRMGLFKGNRLENLLEKWLEQKGVHTFADLPHGSLKVICSDLTLGKMVVIPDDLHRLYGIDPDTFSVAKAARISAGLPYFFMPVKLHGKKGKSLLVDGGVLSNFPIWLFENEQGKRRRPILGMQLSDPPDQLPEQKIKNSIQMFHALFRTMKKAHDARYISESTSRDVIFIPVKGVETTDFSMNADQKEKLMSIGKEKAKQFLDRWKK
- a CDS encoding SA1362 family protein; protein product: MLRNWGALVMYTMISLAIFYVGFQLVNNPSSFLSSIIMTIGIAVLVFGAIYFLFLRNRVGSGSGRNSNEMKKYKQAVKQSKQKYKSSQPIKSNKSKLDTKLSVNSKKKKPKRKNTPNLRVIEGSKSKGKNRATF
- the spoIIIAE gene encoding stage III sporulation protein AE, producing MIRLFFISCLLIGMICYPDSVSASTPQDAVPSLMEHVSTNELEQSLQQLNQKYGDYLPDISIKDFRSVMEEEGGSTPKGWVSGILSFLFHELMSNGKLLASLLFLTLFSTLLQAMQSSFENTVVSRIAYMVIYLALIALALESFGQVIDYTIGAINQMSSFMIGLLPLLLGIMASFSHLMSFSFFHPIIVVLVQSSGLLVKIILIPLFASSALLLIVGTLNDTYKVDQLAELLRKTGMAIMGVYLTIFLGVISVQGTVTAVQDGVTMKTARFVTGNFVPVVGRLFTDATDTILGASLLLKNTLGLAGVIILLGIAIFPALKVFAIALIYKLAAALLQPLGDGPVITAMAIVSRHIMYIFAALLMVSMMFFLVIVIMVAASNITMMVR
- the spoIIIAC gene encoding stage III sporulation protein AC, whose translation is MLQDASILFQIAGVGIIVAMIHSILKQMGKEEIAQVVTLTGFIIVLFIVLHRLAELFQQIKSVFLYQG
- a CDS encoding SpoIIIAH-like family protein translates to MVKKQTVWLLTMLSLLIVLSVYYMTSPDSGEMAFIQDAELEQTTGNMNGDGTTDDTVVSQMSSDELFASIRLEMQNKRDKLEEQWSAVMASSTATIEEKAKATENLDNLQDRRTKENILEKTISASVPYEDVLVRAEDNGVHVTVRANELSKSQTREIMQMVYDEFGEVPVDVKFQPSK
- a CDS encoding YqhR family membrane protein — protein: MNYNLMEKINAEVIKMEGNSKEPKQNQEHIEQSTQEPPQSVLSKTLVIGFVAGILWGGLGGVSYYFNFSQVSAATFIFRSFWQTDWTSTFLAEVLAIGIVAVLSIFMALAYYVVLKRKDGIWPGLIFGVVLFGVLFYLMNPIFQAVPEFTQLTIDSIVTAVCLFVLYGVFIGYSISYEYHEYNQPTQTAKQPTE
- the efp gene encoding elongation factor P → MISVNDFRTGLTIEVDGNIWQVMDFQHVKPGKGAAFVRSKLRNLRNGNIQEKTFRGGEKVERAHIENRKMQYLYESGDMHAFMDTETFEQVELPTAQISHQLNYLKANMEAQIQSYQGETIGVELPKNVELEVTETEPGIKGDTASGGTKPATLETGLIVQVPFFINEGETLVISTTDGKYVSRA
- the spoIIIAD gene encoding stage III sporulation protein AD, producing the protein MGILQIVSLGLVATLLIVLLKEQKTSIAFLLLLITVIIIFTTVLDQIKYIFSLLQYMADQAKVESVYFKTILKIIGIAYITEFGAQLIRDAGLNALASKVELVGKLFILMLAIPIITAVIETILDFIPGAAG
- the spoIIIAF gene encoding stage III sporulation protein AF; its protein translation is MAAFTQWITQIVLFLLLAMVADALLPSGSMKKYARLVMSILLVLILLSPLLKVLQIDPQTLVESAEYQLESRSTTEQLAEEIESKKNEIIQGQDAYTLQQVTETISNKMEEPLQVQFDLSLEKVDMTFSEEPHSLESLDKLILYVASTPGQGAVEEVAISITEDEQTLERNQEQEILDMAAGLLGLQNDKIEIRWEENNE